From Candidatus Hydrogenedentota bacterium, a single genomic window includes:
- a CDS encoding acyltransferase, whose protein sequence is MSNPNATRDYSINTLRAFAIFIVVLYHAVLADAEKADRFYFEFEILIRYIPLEIFTAVSGYLYAIRPVGRGDIARSLRVKARRLLLPLVTMTTVLLLMRLVMPGVNKVPGWGDVLRAYAFRFEHLWYLQSLFLIFVVIAIIDGFALIRNARACAVLIVAWYVVSLALPLNSFFGYAGLVQLMPYFLAGYALRRWPELLHGRAAAAIAWGCFAGGMLLEQLDARGILPLPDFIVLKWGVLNLVTGCAFCALAFRYRREVPGLGPIGNATFSIYIFHTIGMAVANRLAGLTPWDEGVAGLIVLKVSLGMFMPIALEMGIRRSHLLSTLFLGEAWKAKWPAGLARTNSATSGTPSQ, encoded by the coding sequence ATGTCAAATCCGAACGCGACCCGCGACTACAGCATCAATACCCTTCGCGCCTTCGCGATTTTTATCGTCGTGCTCTATCACGCCGTCCTGGCGGACGCCGAAAAGGCCGACCGCTTCTACTTCGAGTTTGAAATACTCATCCGCTATATTCCCCTGGAGATTTTCACCGCCGTCTCCGGCTACCTCTATGCGATCCGGCCCGTTGGCCGGGGCGACATCGCCCGATCACTCCGGGTCAAAGCGCGCCGCCTCCTCCTGCCCCTCGTCACCATGACCACCGTGCTCCTGCTCATGCGCCTCGTCATGCCCGGCGTCAACAAAGTCCCCGGCTGGGGCGACGTGCTCCGGGCCTACGCCTTCCGATTCGAGCACCTCTGGTACCTCCAATCCCTCTTCCTCATCTTCGTCGTCATCGCCATCATCGACGGCTTCGCCCTGATCCGCAACGCCCGCGCCTGCGCCGTCCTCATCGTCGCGTGGTACGTCGTCTCCCTCGCCCTCCCCCTCAACAGCTTCTTCGGCTACGCCGGTCTCGTCCAGCTCATGCCCTACTTCCTCGCGGGCTACGCCCTCCGCCGCTGGCCCGAACTGCTCCACGGTCGCGCCGCCGCGGCCATCGCCTGGGGCTGCTTCGCCGGGGGCATGCTCCTGGAGCAGCTCGACGCCCGAGGCATCCTGCCCCTGCCCGATTTCATCGTGCTGAAGTGGGGGGTGCTCAACCTCGTCACCGGCTGCGCCTTCTGCGCCCTCGCCTTCCGCTACCGGCGCGAAGTGCCCGGCCTCGGCCCCATCGGCAACGCCACTTTCTCCATCTACATCTTCCACACCATCGGCATGGCCGTGGCCAACCGCCTCGCCGGCCTCACCCCGTGGGACGAAGGCGTCGCCGGACTCATCGTCCTCAAGGTCTCCCTCGGCATGTTCATGCCCATCGCCCTGGAAATGGGGATCCGCCGCAGCCACCTCCTGAGCACCCTCTTCCTCGGCGAAGCCTGGAAAGCAAAATGGCCCGCCGGGCTCGCCCGGACGAACTCGGCAACCTCCGGTACGCCGTCGCAGTAG